One Denticeps clupeoides unplaced genomic scaffold, fDenClu1.1, whole genome shotgun sequence genomic window carries:
- the LOC114781282 gene encoding uncharacterized protein LOC114781282 produces MDGRQSDKTSMASGRSSRSSMSSASAAIRARAKAEAAKTRLAYAEQETQVKIEKVKRDAELEALVMRREAAAAEAEAAVWEAADVMRNCLLLDEAGPSEEDKMERTSDYVADHFNSHTENKGLQAHCSIQEAVNPRTVSPHNPFYQGCQTLYADIVNQHTPKNDRVYVTSANRMDNRTAHVQSSQQNSQNECHSTSNKSTQPFFPHHMSTASHSTPTAGHLGQYLARRELVSSSLYQFDDKPEHYRAWESSYANVTQGLNLTATEELDLLVKWLSKESGDHVRRLRSAYATNPTMALRKAWERLQECYAAPEIIEKSLFDRLSSFPRVSSKEHTKLRELADLLMEVQCAKEDGYLPALSYLDTARGIEPIVAKLPYGLQDKWVSTGSRYKEENGRQFPPFAFFSKFVGSEARRRNDPSFAISGVSGTPYKA; encoded by the coding sequence ATGGATGGAAGACAAAGCGACAAGACTTCGATGGCTAGTGGGAGAAGCTCACGATCATCCATGTCTTCTGCCAGTGCAGCAATACGTGCACGTGCCAAAGCTGAGGCAGCAAAAACACGCCTTGCATACGCCGAACAAGAAACTCAAGTCAAgatagaaaaagtaaaaagagatgCTGAGTTAGAAGCGCTTGTTATGCGTAGAGAAGCAGCGGCAGCTGAAGCTGAGGCAGCCGTCTGGGAAGCAGCAGATGTCATGAGAAACTGTTTGCTATTGGATGAAGCGGGTCCCTCAGAGGAAGATAAAATGGAGCGAACGAGTGACTATGTTGCTGACCATTTCAACTCGCACACAGAGAACAAAGGTCTTCAAGCACACTGCTCAATCCAAGAAGCAGTTAATCCTCGAACGGTTAGTCCTCACAACCCTTTTTACCAAGGATGTCAGACGTTATATGCTGATATTGTCAACCAGCATACACCGAAAAATGACCGTGTCTATGTCACATCAGCAAATAGAATGGACAATCGGACTGCGCATGTACAATCCAGTCAACAAAACAGTCAAAATGAGTGTCATTCTACTTCGAACAAATCGACacagccttttttcccccaccatATGTCAACAGCCTCTCATAGCACACCTACAGCTGGACACTTGGGGCAGTATTTAGCGCGTCGAGAGCTGGTCAGTTCAAGTTTATACCAGTTTGATGACAAGCCTGAACATTATCGTGCCTGGGAGTCATCGTATGCTAATGTGACACAAGGACTGAACCTCACAGCTACAGAGGAGCTGGACTTATTAGTAAAATGGCTCAGTAAAGAATCCGGTGACCATGTAAGACGCCTACGGTCAGCATATGCAACAAATCCAACCATGGCTCTTAGAAAGGCCTGGGAACGTCTCCAAGAATGCTATGCTGCACCTGAGATAATCGAAAAGTCTCTTTTTGACAGACTGAGCAGTTTTCCAAGAGTTTCAAGCAAGGAACACACAAAGCTTAGAGAACTCGCAGATTTGTTAATGGAAGTACAGTGTGCCAAGGAAGACGGATATCTCCCAGCTCTTTCCTACTTGGACACAGCACGTGGCATCGAACCAATCGTAGCCAAGCTACCTTATGGACTCCAAGATAAATGGGTTTCAACTGGTTCACGGTACAaggaagaaaatggaagacagtTTCCtccatttgctttttttagCAAATTCGTAGGTTCCGAAGCACGAAGAAGAAATGACCCTAGCTTCGCCATCTCAGGTGTTAGTGGCACACCCTACAAGGCCTGA